One part of the Candidatus Saccharimonadales bacterium genome encodes these proteins:
- a CDS encoding DUF998 domain-containing protein — translation MQTNTNFILLCCGIVGPIIFMTACLIIGQAIPGYSASSDFISFMTVGSHGWMERLNETVSSALVIIFALALIAKHRRLGMVTLLAGVTGVATALFPTSTEFWPGMLHRLFAGALFISLFGLIILSLKFIKSQKWKFFSLGIIFVTFLSILPAVIFNPGFKGVLQRVAVFSVQIWVMCFALYFVKKSLKQQSAELVNQQ, via the coding sequence ATGCAAACTAATACTAATTTTATTTTACTTTGTTGCGGAATTGTCGGGCCAATCATTTTCATGACGGCCTGCTTGATAATTGGGCAAGCAATCCCCGGTTATAGCGCCAGTAGCGACTTTATTAGCTTTATGACAGTTGGCAGCCACGGATGGATGGAGCGACTCAACGAAACAGTAAGTAGTGCTTTGGTGATTATTTTTGCTCTAGCTTTAATCGCAAAGCACAGACGACTTGGCATGGTAACACTTTTGGCCGGCGTAACTGGTGTAGCAACGGCACTCTTCCCTACTAGCACAGAATTCTGGCCGGGTATGTTACATAGACTTTTTGCTGGCGCACTTTTTATATCGTTATTTGGCTTAATAATTTTATCTTTAAAGTTTATAAAATCTCAAAAATGGAAGTTTTTTAGTTTAGGCATAATCTTTGTGACTTTTTTAAGTATCCTGCCTGCGGTGATTTTTAACCCAGGTTTTAAGGGGGTACTGCAAAGAGTCGCAGTTTTTTCTGTCCAGATTTGGGTAATGTGTTTCGCACTTTATTTTGTTAAAAAATCTTTAAAACAGCAGTCCGCCGAGCTTGTTAATCAGCAGTAA